One stretch of Roseimicrobium sp. ORNL1 DNA includes these proteins:
- a CDS encoding phytoene/squalene synthase family protein, producing the protein MTGEEHLGGKLLEGVSRSFYLTLKALPQGLREPISLAYLLARAADTLADTPNITESIKQECLAEFDRLVQAETRDEAGERALCERLRQEFVPLQEDASEARLLERLPEAFDAYRKSAPRLVEATRGVLDPIVKGQLMDIQRFPVDGQLRSLTTEDELDEYTYLVAGCVGGFWTKLCASELEGAIDPKVSFDDMLVWGIRYGKGLQLVNILRDIAKDVRMGRCYFPAEELAAHGLTLDMVQADPAKLVPVTTSWRVRCREHLECGIQYLDALQHKRLRFATALPLLLGIRTLALINQADAPALVQGVKVSRGEVAKILLETGIANLRQGGLRKIAEKLM; encoded by the coding sequence ATGACGGGCGAGGAACATCTCGGAGGAAAGCTGCTAGAAGGCGTCTCACGGTCCTTCTACCTGACCCTGAAGGCCCTGCCACAGGGCCTGCGGGAACCCATTTCCCTGGCCTACCTCCTGGCACGAGCGGCGGATACTCTGGCAGACACGCCGAACATCACCGAGTCCATCAAGCAGGAGTGCCTCGCGGAATTTGACCGGCTCGTGCAGGCGGAGACTCGCGATGAAGCTGGCGAACGTGCCCTGTGCGAGCGCCTGCGGCAGGAGTTTGTGCCCCTGCAGGAGGATGCCAGCGAAGCCCGCCTGCTGGAGCGACTGCCGGAGGCTTTCGATGCCTATCGGAAATCTGCACCCCGTCTCGTGGAGGCCACACGTGGTGTATTAGATCCTATTGTGAAAGGCCAGCTCATGGACATCCAGCGTTTCCCCGTGGATGGCCAGCTGCGCTCCCTCACCACGGAAGACGAACTGGATGAGTACACCTACCTCGTCGCCGGATGCGTCGGTGGCTTCTGGACCAAGCTCTGCGCTTCCGAACTGGAAGGCGCCATCGACCCCAAGGTATCCTTCGACGACATGCTCGTCTGGGGCATCCGCTACGGCAAAGGCCTCCAACTCGTGAACATCCTGCGCGACATCGCCAAGGACGTCCGCATGGGCCGCTGCTACTTCCCTGCGGAAGAACTCGCCGCCCACGGCCTCACCCTGGACATGGTGCAGGCCGACCCTGCGAAGCTTGTCCCCGTGACCACCTCCTGGCGCGTGCGTTGCCGTGAGCATCTGGAATGCGGGATTCAGTATTTGGACGCCCTCCAGCACAAACGTCTTCGATTTGCCACCGCTTTGCCGCTGCTCCTCGGCATTCGAACTCTCGCGTTGATCAACCAAGCCGATGCCCCGGCACTGGTGCAAGGAGTGAAGGTGTCTCGTGGGGAGGTGGCGAAAATTTTGTTGGAGACTGGGATCGCGAATCTCCGGCAGGGCGGTCTTCGCAAGATAGCGGAGAAGCTGATGTGA
- the hemW gene encoding radical SAM family heme chaperone HemW gives MSPLHHLYLHIPFCHRVCPYCSFYKHTPGGTDMGAFVQAVLRELELHQQRLEIRPKTIYFGGGTPTALSETHLGTLLTGLRERLDCSGLEEFGMEANPKTVGASKARLLRDLGVTRISLGVQAWDEPTLKLLGRDHAPDEAKETYAILRDAGIPAVNVDLMFSIPGQSLAVWEEGLRQTIGLQSDHVSCYNLTYEEDTEFLNKLKSGMLDTDTDRDADHFRSTMDLLEAAGFEHYEISNYAKPGKRSIHNQAYWRGADYLGLGPSATSTHERVRWKNVSDTARYIELAKEGRLPAVESEELDDRAWLIERIALELRLVEGMAEDRVADSQKRELEMLQGEGLLLVEGGRVRLTREGKAVSDRIAEMLIPDA, from the coding sequence TTGTCGCCGCTCCACCACCTCTACCTGCACATCCCCTTCTGCCACCGCGTCTGCCCCTATTGCAGCTTCTACAAGCACACCCCGGGCGGCACGGATATGGGGGCCTTTGTGCAGGCGGTCCTGCGGGAGCTGGAGCTGCATCAGCAGCGGCTGGAGATTCGGCCGAAGACCATCTACTTCGGCGGCGGCACGCCCACGGCGCTGAGCGAGACCCATCTGGGCACGCTACTGACCGGTCTGCGGGAGCGGCTGGACTGCTCGGGGCTGGAGGAGTTCGGCATGGAGGCGAATCCGAAAACGGTGGGGGCGAGCAAGGCGCGGCTGCTGCGTGATCTGGGCGTCACCCGCATCAGCCTCGGCGTGCAGGCCTGGGACGAGCCCACGCTGAAGTTGCTGGGCCGCGACCACGCGCCGGATGAGGCAAAGGAAACCTATGCCATCCTCCGTGACGCGGGCATCCCGGCGGTGAATGTGGACCTCATGTTCTCCATTCCGGGGCAGAGCCTGGCGGTGTGGGAGGAAGGGCTGCGACAGACCATCGGGCTGCAATCCGACCATGTCTCCTGCTACAACCTCACCTATGAGGAGGACACCGAGTTCCTGAACAAGCTGAAGAGCGGCATGCTGGACACCGACACGGATCGCGATGCCGACCACTTCCGTTCCACCATGGACCTGCTGGAGGCGGCGGGATTCGAGCACTACGAAATCTCCAACTACGCGAAGCCCGGCAAGCGCTCCATCCACAACCAAGCCTACTGGCGCGGCGCGGACTACCTTGGCCTGGGGCCCTCCGCCACCAGCACGCACGAGCGGGTGCGGTGGAAGAATGTTTCCGACACGGCACGCTACATCGAACTCGCGAAGGAAGGGCGGCTGCCCGCGGTGGAATCGGAGGAGTTGGATGATCGCGCGTGGCTCATCGAGCGCATCGCGCTGGAACTCCGACTGGTGGAAGGCATGGCCGAGGACCGCGTGGCAGACTCACAGAAGCGGGAGCTCGAAATGCTGCAAGGCGAAGGCCTTTTGCTGGTAGAAGGCGGACGAGTACGCCTGACTCGTGAAGGCAAGGCTGTGTCGGATCGCATCGCGGAGATGTTGATTCCCGACGCGTGA
- a CDS encoding TIM barrel protein produces MLSLSSCWNSHRHEDGKHIAHEAKSLGFKYIELSHGLKISHLPGIIQVVAESGIKISSVHNFCPPPVEVMMDAPDAFEFTSHKEEERLRALTLTEQTMETASRLGAQRVVLHLGSIPISPLTRKLEELTLAGKIYSREYTKVKLELVAKRAKHAQVHFDRARHAIDRLLPLCEQYRVALGIETRSHFEEVPTAAEMLQLVDQYRGSPWVGFWHDFGHVQRQANLGLLDHAQFLSEIAPRLLGCHVHDVDWPAKDHRVPLSTGGVDFAKLMPLIPKGIPLVWEMHRTQRRSHVRERLAEWREKFGEWG; encoded by the coding sequence ATGCTCTCCCTTTCCTCCTGCTGGAACAGTCACCGTCATGAAGATGGGAAGCACATCGCGCATGAGGCGAAGTCCCTTGGGTTCAAATACATCGAACTGAGCCACGGGTTGAAGATCTCCCATCTGCCCGGCATCATCCAGGTAGTGGCCGAGAGCGGCATCAAGATCTCCAGCGTGCACAATTTCTGCCCTCCGCCGGTGGAGGTGATGATGGATGCGCCGGATGCCTTTGAGTTTACCTCACACAAAGAGGAGGAGCGACTGCGAGCCCTGACCCTCACAGAACAGACCATGGAGACTGCTTCGCGGCTCGGAGCGCAGCGCGTGGTGCTGCACCTCGGCAGCATCCCGATAAGTCCCCTGACGCGGAAACTTGAGGAACTGACGCTCGCCGGAAAAATCTACTCACGTGAGTACACCAAAGTGAAGCTGGAACTGGTGGCAAAGAGGGCCAAACACGCCCAGGTCCACTTCGACCGCGCGCGACATGCCATCGACCGGCTTCTGCCCCTTTGCGAGCAGTACCGGGTGGCTCTGGGCATCGAAACTCGCAGCCATTTTGAGGAGGTACCCACCGCAGCGGAAATGCTGCAACTGGTCGACCAATATCGTGGGAGCCCCTGGGTCGGCTTCTGGCATGACTTCGGGCATGTGCAGAGGCAGGCAAACTTGGGCCTGCTGGACCACGCCCAGTTCCTCTCAGAAATCGCCCCGAGGCTGCTCGGCTGCCATGTGCACGATGTCGACTGGCCAGCCAAGGACCACCGGGTGCCGCTGAGCACCGGCGGCGTGGACTTCGCCAAGCTCATGCCGCTCATTCCCAAGGGCATACCACTTGTTTGGGAGATGCACCGCACCCAACGCCGCTCCCATGTGCGGGAGCGTCTTGCGGAGTGGAGGGAGAAATTTGGTGAGTGGGGTTGA
- a CDS encoding GtrA family protein has protein sequence MISSLGSAIRDFFDFFKQNNVPTIWARIRKQDVPWLVQFSVYGFCGAMATVVSVGQVVLLSLYVIPAYENMIVDGALITDQLRARHLLYNNTIAFVTTNVFVYYMNVLLVFKRGRHHPWMEFFYFTLVNFVCFAISQIAGPWLVKHFGIPTNVAILTNAVVAAFINFVARKFFVFKG, from the coding sequence ATGATTTCATCTCTTGGCTCCGCCATCCGGGACTTCTTCGACTTTTTTAAGCAGAACAATGTCCCCACCATTTGGGCGCGCATTCGAAAGCAGGATGTCCCGTGGCTGGTGCAGTTCTCGGTCTACGGGTTCTGCGGAGCCATGGCGACGGTGGTTTCGGTAGGCCAGGTGGTACTCCTCTCCTTGTACGTCATTCCTGCCTACGAAAACATGATCGTGGATGGCGCTTTGATCACCGATCAGTTGCGCGCAAGACACCTGCTCTACAACAACACCATCGCCTTTGTCACCACCAACGTGTTCGTGTATTACATGAACGTGCTGCTGGTCTTCAAGCGGGGCAGGCACCACCCCTGGATGGAGTTCTTCTATTTCACGCTGGTGAATTTTGTGTGCTTCGCTATCAGCCAGATCGCGGGCCCATGGCTCGTGAAGCACTTTGGCATCCCTACCAACGTCGCCATTCTGACCAACGCCGTCGTTGCCGCGTTCATCAACTTTGTGGCGCGGAAGTTTTTCGTATTCAAAGGCTGA
- a CDS encoding beta-ketoacyl-[acyl-carrier-protein] synthase family protein has product MITGMGPVTPIGIGKAGLWAGLQAERSGIGKRTRFEATGTKAQCAAEIRDFEVARWFPAHLTKRWDRCTQFAMVSTQLALEDANLTLAQDALHTRIGVSFGSALGGIADAEMHHAKFVKEGVKTVPRALALQIYGGSTHSNISIHYGLQGPATTHSNSCASGNVALGEALRIIRDGLADVVIAGASESPLSPLTYTAFDLVHTMSRWQGDPLSHSCRPFDHARDGFVMGEGAATFIVESLAHAQARGARIYAELAGYSLVSEAHHMTIPRPDGEPLRRAMRMALEDAGAVPRDVDYISAHASSTPQNDVNEAAQIAAVFGKDAPPVSGTKAYTGHALGAAGAMECAISLLAMERGWLPPSLHFEKTDCAELDYVPNHGRSARVDVVLSNSFGFGGVDACLVLRKI; this is encoded by the coding sequence GTGATAACCGGCATGGGCCCCGTCACGCCCATCGGCATCGGAAAGGCGGGACTGTGGGCAGGCCTGCAGGCGGAACGCAGTGGCATCGGAAAGCGCACACGCTTCGAAGCGACCGGCACAAAGGCCCAATGTGCGGCGGAGATACGGGACTTTGAAGTGGCCCGGTGGTTTCCCGCGCATCTTACGAAACGCTGGGACCGCTGTACGCAATTCGCCATGGTGAGCACACAGCTCGCACTGGAGGATGCGAATCTGACCTTGGCCCAAGACGCGCTGCACACACGCATCGGCGTGAGTTTCGGCAGTGCCCTGGGTGGCATCGCGGATGCAGAGATGCACCACGCGAAGTTCGTCAAGGAAGGCGTGAAGACCGTGCCACGCGCGCTGGCGCTGCAGATCTACGGTGGGTCCACGCACAGCAATATCAGCATCCACTACGGATTGCAGGGACCGGCAACCACGCATTCGAACAGTTGTGCGAGTGGCAACGTGGCGCTGGGTGAAGCACTGCGCATCATTCGTGATGGCCTCGCGGATGTGGTCATCGCCGGCGCGTCTGAGTCACCCCTGAGTCCGCTCACGTACACCGCCTTCGATCTCGTGCATACCATGAGCCGCTGGCAGGGTGACCCGCTCAGTCATTCATGCCGGCCCTTTGATCACGCCCGCGATGGATTTGTGATGGGTGAAGGCGCAGCCACCTTCATTGTGGAGAGTCTGGCGCACGCCCAAGCACGCGGTGCGCGCATCTATGCGGAACTCGCAGGCTACAGCCTGGTGAGTGAAGCCCATCACATGACCATCCCCCGCCCCGATGGTGAACCGCTGCGCCGCGCGATGCGCATGGCGCTGGAAGATGCGGGCGCGGTTCCCAGGGATGTGGATTACATCAGCGCGCACGCCAGCAGCACGCCGCAGAATGATGTGAACGAAGCGGCGCAGATTGCAGCGGTCTTCGGCAAGGATGCACCACCCGTCTCCGGTACCAAGGCCTATACCGGCCATGCGCTCGGCGCTGCCGGAGCCATGGAGTGCGCCATTTCACTTCTGGCCATGGAGCGTGGCTGGCTGCCACCTTCCCTGCACTTTGAGAAGACGGACTGCGCGGAGCTCGACTATGTGCCGAACCATGGCCGCAGTGCCAGGGTCGATGTCGTGCTGAGTAATTCCTTCGGCTTTGGTGGTGTGGATGCGTGCCTCGTGCTGCGAAAGATCTGA
- a CDS encoding membrane dipeptidase: MRPPRYLAVLLLAIGFPLLQSGCVLVKIADGEKLNPVRHKEATGVSESTKQFHRTLMVADLHADTLMLDRGGKRGIQKRHDYGHADVPRWREGNVGFQMLTVATITPKPYSQKLNGGWILPNAQWVLASFQGWPPRTWTNAREHGLHQAKKWRVNGDGKALVPIRTRGDLQRFMAQYYQQTSLGWVPLDPQNQPVASVLGLEGCHALQLKDADTDEQIAARVKEFRDAGFRVLAPTHHFDNEIGGGSEGSEQGGLTPLGHRLFREMERQQMICDLSHASNKTINDVLKYHPRIPVLISHTGVAFHPLVGKQEEARLNTRRQVRQIAQRGGIIGIGLWPEAVGDAEPEYAASIIRQCIDDPAIGPKHVVLGSDMDGSVEAAFAANNWCMITEELRILPESTLRDVMGGNIIRFFLKHLPEE; encoded by the coding sequence ATGCGCCCTCCAAGATATCTCGCCGTCCTTCTGCTTGCGATTGGTTTCCCCTTGCTCCAATCAGGCTGTGTTCTCGTAAAGATCGCCGATGGGGAAAAACTGAATCCCGTGCGCCACAAAGAGGCCACCGGAGTGAGCGAGTCCACGAAGCAATTTCACCGCACCCTGATGGTGGCGGATCTGCATGCGGATACGCTGATGCTCGATCGCGGCGGCAAGAGGGGCATCCAGAAACGGCACGACTATGGCCACGCCGATGTGCCCCGCTGGCGCGAGGGCAATGTGGGTTTTCAAATGCTCACGGTCGCCACCATCACGCCAAAACCCTACAGCCAGAAACTCAATGGTGGGTGGATCCTGCCGAATGCCCAGTGGGTGCTCGCGTCTTTCCAGGGATGGCCTCCACGCACCTGGACCAATGCACGCGAGCACGGCCTTCACCAGGCGAAGAAGTGGAGGGTCAATGGCGATGGCAAGGCGCTGGTCCCCATTCGCACCAGGGGCGATCTCCAGCGATTCATGGCCCAGTACTATCAGCAGACCTCACTGGGGTGGGTGCCGCTCGATCCGCAGAACCAACCCGTGGCCAGTGTCCTGGGATTGGAAGGATGCCATGCGCTGCAGTTGAAGGATGCTGACACGGATGAGCAAATCGCCGCACGCGTGAAGGAATTTCGCGATGCGGGATTCCGCGTGCTCGCCCCGACGCACCATTTTGACAATGAAATCGGCGGGGGCTCTGAAGGCAGCGAGCAGGGAGGGCTGACGCCTCTGGGTCATCGCCTGTTTCGCGAGATGGAGCGGCAGCAGATGATCTGCGACCTCTCCCACGCCTCGAACAAGACCATCAATGATGTGTTGAAATACCATCCCCGCATCCCTGTGCTCATCTCACATACCGGCGTGGCCTTCCATCCGCTCGTGGGCAAGCAGGAAGAGGCGCGGTTGAACACCCGCAGGCAAGTCCGCCAAATCGCCCAGCGTGGCGGCATCATCGGCATCGGACTCTGGCCCGAAGCAGTCGGTGACGCTGAACCGGAGTACGCCGCGAGCATCATCCGGCAATGCATCGACGATCCCGCCATCGGCCCCAAGCATGTGGTGCTGGGCTCCGACATGGACGGCTCCGTGGAAGCCGCCTTTGCCGCGAACAACTGGTGCATGATCACTGAGGAACTGCGCATCCTGCCCGAAAGCACGCTGCGCGACGTCATGGGCGGAAATATCATCCGATTCTTCCTGAAGCATCTGCCGGAGGAGTAA
- a CDS encoding NAD(P)-dependent oxidoreductase — protein sequence MNTESEPSAVEALDDLEWVEQKRSATAPVGFIGTGTMGEPMAMNLVKAGTPLIVWNRSSNKARGLASAGATVVGDSDEVFVRCEIIFLMMGTPEAIDAVLKRGEREFPARVRGHTIVILGTPPPEYSKSLEAEIRAAGGSFVEAPVSGSRAPAEAGRLVGILAGEHDVVDRVRPLLSPMCHRSFYCGAVPKALHMKLAINLYMIAMVAGLVESVHFAARHGVDLAQFMAILDAGPMASPLSRIKASKLVERDFSVQAAAEVVLENTHLISAAARQAHISTPLLDTCHQLLEEAVEQGFGSEDLVAMLRALETRSAD from the coding sequence ATGAATACGGAAAGCGAACCATCCGCCGTGGAGGCTCTGGATGACTTGGAGTGGGTGGAGCAAAAGAGATCCGCTACCGCGCCAGTTGGCTTCATCGGCACGGGCACCATGGGCGAACCCATGGCAATGAACCTCGTGAAAGCGGGGACACCATTGATTGTGTGGAACCGCTCTTCGAATAAGGCAAGAGGCCTCGCGAGTGCTGGTGCAACCGTGGTGGGTGATTCGGATGAAGTGTTTGTCCGGTGCGAGATCATCTTTCTGATGATGGGAACGCCGGAAGCGATCGATGCGGTCCTGAAGCGTGGAGAGCGCGAGTTTCCCGCGCGCGTGCGCGGGCACACCATCGTCATCCTGGGGACGCCTCCTCCGGAGTACTCCAAGTCACTCGAAGCGGAGATCCGCGCTGCCGGCGGGAGTTTCGTGGAAGCACCGGTATCTGGCTCACGCGCTCCCGCGGAAGCTGGAAGGCTCGTGGGTATTCTGGCAGGCGAGCATGACGTTGTGGATCGTGTGCGTCCCTTGCTCTCGCCCATGTGCCATCGTTCTTTCTATTGTGGCGCTGTGCCTAAGGCCCTTCACATGAAGCTGGCGATCAATCTGTACATGATCGCCATGGTGGCGGGGCTCGTGGAGTCCGTTCACTTCGCAGCGCGTCATGGCGTGGACCTTGCCCAGTTCATGGCGATTCTCGATGCTGGCCCCATGGCCAGCCCCTTGTCGCGTATCAAGGCGTCAAAGCTCGTCGAGCGCGACTTCTCCGTGCAGGCCGCTGCCGAAGTCGTGCTGGAGAATACACATCTCATCAGCGCCGCGGCACGGCAGGCGCACATCTCCACGCCGCTTCTCGATACCTGCCATCAACTCCTTGAAGAAGCCGTGGAGCAAGGCTTCGGCTCGGAAGATCTGGTGGCAATGCTCCGTGCCTTGGAGACTCGGTCGGCAGACTGA